Below is a window of Deltaproteobacteria bacterium DNA.
ATTGGCAGGGACGATGAAATAAGAAGGACCATACAAATACTTTCCAGACGGACAAAAAATAATCCTGTTCTTATAGGGGAGCCTGGGGTTGGCAAAACAGCCATTGTTGAAGGCATCTCCCAGAGGATAATAAATGGTGACATTCCCGAGAGCCTTAAAAACAAAAGACTTATCGCACTCGATATGGGGGCACTTGTTGCGGGTGCTAAGTATAGAGGCGAGTTTGAAGAAAGGCTCAAGGCTGTTTTGAAGGAGATACAGGAATCAAAAGGCGAGGTACTTTTGTTTATAGATGAACTTCACACGGTTGTTGGGGCCGGTGCTGTAGAAGGTGCCATGGATGCGAGCAATCTTTTAAAACCAATGCTCGCAAGAGGGGAATTACACTGCATAGGCGCAACAACCATCAGCGAATATAAGAAATATATTGAAAAAGATACTGCACTTGAAAGGAGATTCCAGCCCGTCATTGTTGACCAGCCGTCTGTAGAGGATACGATCTCAATTCTGAGAGGACTTAAAGAACGATACGAACTTCATCATGGTGTAAGGATAAAGGATTCTGCGCTCGTAGCTGCTGCAGTTTTAAGTAACAGATACATATCGGATAGATTTTTACCCGATAAAGCAATAGACCTTGTTGATGAAGCTGCTGCAAAACTGCGCACCGAAATCGAAAGTATGCCGATGGAGCTTGATGAAATTACAAGAAAGATTTTGCAGCTTGAGATTGAAAAGCAGGCATTAAAAAAGGAAACGGACAGTGCATCAAGAGATAGACTTGAAAAACTTGATAAAGAGCTTTCAGGACTTAAGGAAAAATCAGACGTGCTGAAAACAAAATGGCAAACAGAAAAGGCACTCATTTCTGATGTTAGAAAAATCAGGGAGGGCATAGAAAAAACAAAGCTTGATATCGACAAGTCGGAACGCTCCTATGATTTAAATAAGGTAGCAGAGTTAAAATACGGTAAATTAATAGAACTTGAAAACGCATACAAAGAGCTGGGCAAAAAGCTTGAAAAAGGCGGTAATAGATTACTCAAGGAAGAGGTTGATGAAGAGGATATTGCACAGGTTGTGAGCAGATGGACAGGTATACCTGTCTCAAAACTCATTGAAGGCGAGACACAAAAACTTTCACACCTTGAAGACATACTTCACAAAAGGGTGATTGGTCAGGATGAGGCTGTTAATGCTGTTGCAGATGCTATTGTAAGGGCAAGGTCGGGAATCAAAGATCCTAATAAGCCGATCGGCAGTTTTATATTTCTTGGACCTACAGGTGTTGGTAAAACAGAACTTGCAAGGGCGCTTGCCGAAGCTATCTTCGACGACGAAAATAATATAATCAGATTTGATATGTCTGAATATATGGAGAAACATACTGTTGCAAGGTTGATAGGCGCACCTCCAGGTTATGTGGGCTATGAAGAAGGCGGACAACTCACAGAGGCGGTCCGCAGGAAACCTTTTAGCGTGATCCTTTTTGATGAGATAGAAAAGGCGCACCATGATATATTTAATGTGCTCCTTCAAATACTCGATGATGGAAGGCTTACGGATGGACAGGGTAGAACTGTTAATTTCAAAAACACTATTATAATTATGACATCTAATATCGGCAGTACCCTGATCCTTGAATATTCGGGTGAAGACGAAAAAGGTTATGAAAGGATGAAGCAACAGGTATTGGGCGAATTGAAAAACAGCTTCAGACCTGAGTTCTTAAACAGGGTCGATGAGGTTGTTGTATTTCATGCACTTACAAAATTGGAACTTGGTAAGATCGTTGATATACAGATTCAAAGGCTCGATCAAAGATTAAAAGACAAGGGTATATCTATCAAATTAATGAATGTGGTAAGAAATTACATTGCGGAGACAGGATACGATCCTGTTTACGGTGCAAGACCGCTGAAAAGACTTATTCAAAAAGAGATCGAAACACCGATTGCAAGATTGATCGTGTCGGGCAGTCTGCCTTCCGGGAAAGATGTTGATGTGGATTTTGAAAACAAAGGCATAGTGTTTAAACCAAAAAATGCAGTTGAAAAAAAATGAAGTCTGTGAAGTGAGCAAAATGATGCGTTTATCGTGTCATTCCCACGAAACCTGCCGTCGTAAAATCCGTTTTGCTGAAAACGGGTAACCGGGAGCAGGCATATTGCAGGGATTACAAATTTGGTCGCCCAGGAAAGGGCGGATCACCGAATCGCCACTGCAAGGAAAAGACAAACATAATTATAAATCTTGAAATTTAAAAGAGTTTAATGTAGTTATTAAGACATGAAAGGATTAATCCAAAGAATACATTTAAAAACAACATGGAAGGCTGCGGTATATTTTACCGCAGTTTTGAACGAACAAACAGATTTTACTATTGCATTTTTCGGATTAACTATTCTAGCAACCCTTTCAGGACTGTCAGGATGTACGCCTGCTATTAATATTCAATCGTCATTTCGACAGGCAAACAATGCTTACGAAAGACTCTCAACATTATATCCGAATAATATCGATACACAGGGCTATAGAGTGTATATGGCAAAGGCAGAATCATCAAAGGCTAATGGCGATTATGAATCCGCAAATAAATTCGCAATAGAGGCAAAAATTCAGGCTGACCGGTCCTATGATATAAGGCTTAAACTAAAGCAGGCCGCGAAAAGCAAAGTAGAACTTGCCAGAATAAAACTCGATAGGCTGCTTGTGCCAAGCAATTATTCTATAGAACAATTCTTTAAAGCATCGGATGCATACCGTAATGGTAATTATAGAAAAGCAATAACGCTCGCAAACGATGCTTCAATTAAACTTGATATCGATGCTCAAACGGCTTTCTCAAATACAATAACATTGTATGTCCCCGATAATCTCAAAGCACGTTTTAGCAATTATATCCCCGTCTTTTCATTCATCGGAAATGATTTCAAGCTTCACAAATTATTAGAACGGGTTAAAGGACCTGTGCGCGTAGAATTTATAGAACAGTTTTTTATAAACAAAAACTTTTCTTATTTCCATATAAAGAGTACGAAACTTCATCTTGATGGATGGGTTTATCCGCAATTTGTAATAATAGGAAACATAAAGGAGGTAAAATAAAATGCTTAAAAAAAATGCATTAGGATTATCAATAGGATTGGTAATTGGATTGTTTATTTTCTTACTAACAAACTACATAGTTTTACATCATGGCGGCTCTACACTAATAAAACTCAACCAGATTTATTGGGGCTACACGATCACCTTTGGTGGTTCTTTGCTCGGATTGATCTATGGATTTGTTACAGGCTATATTGCCGGATGGTTGATAGCATGGTTTTATAATTTCTTTGCTTAAGAGCAGTATAATATACTGAAATTATAGACTGGAATTCAAAGGGTGGATAACCTTACCTATTATCTTGAGATTTTAAAATTAGAGCCTGGAAATATCCCTGCATTAAAGGGGCTCGCAGAGGTTTATAAAAACAACAAAGACTGGGAGAACCTCATAGATACATACAAGAAGCTATTTTCTTTATCAGAGGGTAATGAAGAGCGTATAAAACATCTATCAGAAGTTGCAAACATATACAGAAACCAATTAAATCAGGATGATCAGGCTATTGAGTTTTATTTTGATTTGCTTGAACTAAAACCAGATGATCAAACTGCTATAGACGCACTTATAGACCTGCTCAAAAACCGCAATATGCTGCCTGAACTTAATATACTGCTCGAGGGTAAATCTTATCTGAAACGAGAGCCTTCTGAAATAAACTCTTTAAACGAAGAAATAATCAGTAACTATTTGAGTCTTGGCATGCATGAACAGGCACTTTCTAAGCTCGAGTCTTCAGCAGAGCCATCTTTAGAGATTGTCAATTCAATATATAACCTGCTCAAAGAGAAAGGATTTTTTGCTGAAATAATAGAGGAAAAAGAGTTTTTTATAAAAAATTTACGAAACAACGAACAGCTCAAAGGGCTTTATCTTACACTTGCCGATATGTACGAAAGGCTTATACAAGATCCCTATGAGTCTGCGTATAACTATGAGATGGCTTTAACTGTCGATTCTGAAAACCACACAGAGATATTTAATCATCTGAAACAGCTCTACAGCAATTTGAACGAACCAATTCTTATGATCCCAATACTATTAAAGCTGAGAGAAAATATAGAACCCGAAAACAGGTATGAACTTGATAAAACCATCGGTTTGTCTTACTTGTCCATTGGAGAACGCGCGTCTGCCATACCTTATTTAAGGGGGATATTGGAAGTAAGCCCTGATAACAAAGAATTGCTTTATGCAATACTTGAGACTTATATAACACTCAATTCTAATGATGATGCAAATGAGATCATCCTCAAATTGATTAAAGTAGAAGACGATAGTTCTAAGAAGATTCCCCTTTACAATAAAGCTATAGATGCATTAAGAGAAAAACATAATTACGTTGAAGCAGCACAACTCATTAAAGAACTTATAGAGCTTACAGATGATCCATCTTATTTTTCATTGCTTGAAAATACCTATACAGAAAACAATGACTACAACAGCCTCGTCACATTTTTTCTTGATAGATTAAGAGGTAAAGAAGATGATGCAGAATCGGCAAAGGTATGGGCTAACCTCGGCAATGCTTATCTCAAAGGCTTTTCACATTATGAATACGCAGCAGATAGTTATAGCAGGGCACTTTCACTTGATTCCGAAAATCAGGGGTACATAGAATCACTTTTAAATATTTACGCCCTTACAGAGAACCGGAATGAGTATGAACAGCTTTTATTAAAGCTAAAATCATTAACAACAGATACAGAAAAGAAACTCGATATAGATTACAAACTTGGAGAGCTCTACTTAAGCATCCGTGACTATGACAGAGCAACAGATATATACAACAGCATACTTGAAAGGGTTCATAACGATAGTACATCCATACTTGCTCTTGAAAGGATATACAGAGAAATAGACGATCCCAAAAGTCTTGCGACAGCACTTGAGAAAAAACTCGATATAACCGATGACAGGTTAAGTACCATGACAGAACTTGGGTCTATTCTATTCGATAAGGCGATCGATACAAACAAGTCAAAAGATGTACTATGGCAGGCACTTGAGCTATCACCAGATTCAATTGATATAATCCATACTCTAAAGAGAATCTATGATTCTACGGATGATTACATCGGTTACGAAAGATTATACACCCTGCTTATAGAAAGAGCGGATAACCCGAAGACAAAAGCAGATTTACTCGTAAAACTTGGTGAAATCGAATTTGAAAAACTTGCAAAGACGGATTCAGCCATAGTAGCCTTTGACCAGGCTGTACAGATAGAACCGGATAATCATAAAGCCAATTACACACTTGCCAAACTGTATTTTAATACCGGCAGTCTAGATATAGCAGAGCCTTACTTCAGGTTTTCTATCACGAACGATATCATACCTGAAAACGAGCGATCCGAATTTACATACGAATACGCAATGGTACTTGATAAGATCGGTAAATATCCAAACGCACTCGAAGCTTATAAAAAGGCTTATGAGCTTAATAGTACTGATAGAAGATATGCAGAGGCTTATGCTTATGCAGCTTATGCAAATCATGACTATGTTACAGCAATATCCGCGTTAGAATCGCTGCTTAAGCTGCCGAGACAAGAAGAAAATCCCAGCGAAATCTATAAAAAACTTTTACACTCTTATGAAGCAATCAATGAATTCAGATCCGCATCAATATATCTGATGAAACTCATAGAAAAAGAACCGATGAATATTGATTATTTGAAATTGCTTGAGTCTCTTGCATTAAAAGGCGAGGACTATTCCCTCCTTGCATCAACACTTAGGAAAGAGGCAGAGCTTAGCAATAACAGCGAGGAGAAAACAGCCTTTATTATAAAAAGCGCCGGTATCTTTGATGAAAAATTAAACCAACCGGAGCAGGCTATAAAATCCCTCGAAGGACTCGTTAAAACGGAATTGAAAAATCTTGATATATATACAAGGCTGTCTTCTTTATATATAAAAACCAATAACACAAAGGAGCTTACTTCTACTATTCAAAAAATACTCGGTTTCGAGCTTAAAGATGAACAAAGAATTAAATACATGCTTGAGCTCGCAAAAATATGGAAGGACGATAAACAAAAAGCGATTGCAATTTACATTGATATTCTTTCTTCATACCCGCAAAATAATGAGGCGTATACATCATTATCTAATCTTTATGAAGATTTAAAAGATTTTAATTCATTATCTAATCTTTATGAGCAAAGGCTATCTATCATACAATTACCTGACGAAGCAATACGGTTAAACAAGAAACTTGCAAGCATAAAGTCAAAAGAGCTGAGGAACTTTGATTCAGCCATAAACATGTATCAGGATATCTTAAAAATAAAGCCTTCTGAAACCGATATATACCCTGACATTGAGACACTCCTTATAAAAAAAGGTGATCATGCATCACTTGATAAATTCTATGATATTGCAATAAATAATATTTCACAAAATGATACAAGATTTGATTATCTTGTAAAGCAGGCAGAACTCAGGCTGAATACCTTAAATGATCCGACCGCAGCAATACAGTCTTATGAATCGGCTTATGAGCTTAACAAAACGAAAACCGAT
It encodes the following:
- the clpB gene encoding ATP-dependent chaperone ClpB; the encoded protein is MDINKFTQKAQEALLEAQSIASRYNHQQVDTEHLLLAMLEQEDGLIYHLLEKIDKNPSIIKERLEAVLADMPKIMGTSGSVDQLYITARLNATLYKALKESQVMKDEYVSIEHIFLAMMSEGQSSRVWKILLEQGITRDAVMKALVAIRGSQRVTSPTPEVTYEALEKYGRDLTKSASQGNLDPVIGRDDEIRRTIQILSRRTKNNPVLIGEPGVGKTAIVEGISQRIINGDIPESLKNKRLIALDMGALVAGAKYRGEFEERLKAVLKEIQESKGEVLLFIDELHTVVGAGAVEGAMDASNLLKPMLARGELHCIGATTISEYKKYIEKDTALERRFQPVIVDQPSVEDTISILRGLKERYELHHGVRIKDSALVAAAVLSNRYISDRFLPDKAIDLVDEAAAKLRTEIESMPMELDEITRKILQLEIEKQALKKETDSASRDRLEKLDKELSGLKEKSDVLKTKWQTEKALISDVRKIREGIEKTKLDIDKSERSYDLNKVAELKYGKLIELENAYKELGKKLEKGGNRLLKEEVDEEDIAQVVSRWTGIPVSKLIEGETQKLSHLEDILHKRVIGQDEAVNAVADAIVRARSGIKDPNKPIGSFIFLGPTGVGKTELARALAEAIFDDENNIIRFDMSEYMEKHTVARLIGAPPGYVGYEEGGQLTEAVRRKPFSVILFDEIEKAHHDIFNVLLQILDDGRLTDGQGRTVNFKNTIIIMTSNIGSTLILEYSGEDEKGYERMKQQVLGELKNSFRPEFLNRVDEVVVFHALTKLELGKIVDIQIQRLDQRLKDKGISIKLMNVVRNYIAETGYDPVYGARPLKRLIQKEIETPIARLIVSGSLPSGKDVDVDFENKGIVFKPKNAVEKK